The following are from one region of the Actinomyces sp. oral taxon 897 genome:
- the thrS gene encoding threonine--tRNA ligase produces the protein MTEQLSITLDGAPRVIEAGTTGASLYRGDVSVVAVRVDGEPRDLERPLPDGAVVEPITLDSQDGLDILRHSATHVMAQAVQELFPDVNLGIGPFITDGFYYDFGGIDAVTPELLREIERRMKRIVKEGQRFVRREITEDEGRAELADQPYKLELITTKGAGAESASVEVGGTTLTMYDNVRRDGTVAWKDLCRGPHLPSTRLIGQGFALTKSSSAYWKGDQSGDSLQRIYGTAWASKEDLRAYQDRIKEAERRDHRRLGAELDLYSFPEEIGPGLVVFHPKGAMLRHQVESHVVARHMEYGFDFVHTPEISKGGLFHTSGHLPYYADTMFPPMLADEERDAAGSITKAGQEYYLKAMNCPMHNLIFRSRGRSYRELPLRFFEMGRDYRYEKSGVVHGLTRMRGFTQDDSHTYCTPEQAGEEIKAQIQFFLSILSDFGLTDFYLELSTRDNGARKDKFIGSDADWAAATAALQEACDASGLAVVPDPGGAAFYGPKVSVQVKDAIGRTWQMSTIQYDFNQPERFDLEYTAPDGTHQRPVMIHSAKLGSVERFIGVLTEHYAGAFPAWLAPVQVRLVPVAEVFDDYVDDVAARLRAVGVRVEVDHSDDRFGKKIRNASKDRIPFTLIAGGEDEQAGAVSFRFRDGEQTNGVPVAQAVEHIRQVIANRVNDPAGERLNRG, from the coding sequence GTGACCGAACAGCTCAGCATTACCCTCGACGGCGCCCCCCGGGTCATCGAGGCCGGGACCACGGGAGCGTCCCTCTACCGGGGCGACGTGTCGGTAGTGGCTGTGCGCGTGGACGGCGAGCCCCGGGACCTGGAGCGCCCCCTCCCCGACGGCGCCGTGGTGGAGCCCATTACCCTGGACAGCCAGGACGGCCTGGACATCCTGCGCCACAGCGCCACCCACGTCATGGCCCAGGCCGTCCAGGAGCTCTTCCCCGACGTCAACCTGGGTATCGGCCCCTTTATCACCGACGGCTTCTACTACGACTTCGGGGGTATCGACGCCGTCACCCCCGAGCTGCTGCGCGAGATCGAGAGGCGCATGAAGCGGATCGTCAAGGAGGGCCAGCGCTTCGTGCGCCGTGAGATCACCGAGGACGAGGGACGCGCTGAGCTGGCCGACCAGCCCTACAAGCTCGAGCTCATCACCACCAAGGGCGCGGGCGCCGAGTCCGCCTCGGTGGAGGTCGGCGGCACCACCCTGACCATGTACGACAATGTACGCCGGGACGGGACCGTGGCCTGGAAGGACCTGTGCCGCGGCCCCCACCTGCCCTCCACCCGCCTCATCGGCCAAGGGTTCGCCCTGACCAAGTCCTCCTCGGCCTACTGGAAGGGCGACCAGTCCGGGGACTCCCTCCAGCGCATCTACGGCACCGCCTGGGCCTCCAAGGAGGATCTGCGGGCCTACCAGGACCGGATCAAGGAGGCCGAGCGCCGCGACCACCGCAGGCTGGGGGCCGAGCTCGACCTGTACTCCTTCCCCGAGGAGATCGGCCCCGGCCTGGTGGTCTTCCACCCCAAGGGGGCCATGCTGCGCCACCAGGTCGAGAGCCACGTGGTGGCGCGCCACATGGAGTACGGCTTCGACTTCGTCCACACCCCCGAGATCTCCAAGGGCGGCCTGTTCCACACCTCGGGCCACCTGCCCTACTACGCCGACACCATGTTTCCGCCCATGCTCGCCGACGAGGAGCGCGACGCGGCGGGCAGTATCACCAAGGCCGGGCAGGAGTACTACCTCAAGGCCATGAACTGCCCCATGCACAACCTCATCTTCCGCTCCCGGGGCCGGTCCTACCGTGAGCTGCCGCTGCGCTTCTTCGAGATGGGCCGCGACTACCGCTACGAGAAGTCCGGCGTGGTCCACGGCCTGACCCGTATGCGCGGCTTCACCCAGGACGACTCCCACACCTACTGCACCCCCGAGCAGGCCGGTGAGGAGATCAAGGCCCAGATCCAGTTCTTCCTGTCCATCCTGTCCGACTTCGGGCTGACCGACTTCTACCTGGAGCTGTCCACCCGCGACAACGGGGCCAGGAAGGACAAGTTCATTGGCTCCGACGCCGACTGGGCCGCGGCCACCGCCGCCCTCCAGGAGGCCTGCGACGCCTCCGGGCTGGCGGTGGTCCCCGACCCCGGTGGCGCCGCCTTCTACGGGCCCAAGGTCTCCGTCCAGGTCAAGGACGCCATCGGCCGCACCTGGCAGATGTCCACCATCCAGTACGACTTCAACCAGCCCGAGCGCTTCGACCTGGAGTACACCGCCCCCGACGGCACCCACCAGCGCCCCGTCATGATCCACTCCGCCAAGCTGGGCAGCGTGGAGCGCTTTATCGGCGTGCTCACCGAGCACTACGCGGGAGCCTTCCCGGCCTGGCTGGCACCCGTCCAGGTGCGGCTCGTGCCCGTGGCCGAGGTCTTCGACGACTACGTTGACGACGTCGCCGCCCGCCTGCGCGCCGTGGGCGTGCGGGTCGAGGTGGACCACTCCGACGACCGCTTCGGCAAGAAGATCCGCAACGCCTCCAAGGACAGGATCCCCTTCACCCTCATTGCCGGGGGAGAGGACGAGCAGGCCGGTGCCGTCTCCTTCCGCTTCCGTGACGGGGAGCAGACCAACGGCGTGCCCGTGGCCCAGGCCGTGGAGCACATCCGCCAGGTGATCGCGAACCGGGTCAACGACCCGGCCGGGGAGAGGCTGAACCGTGGCTGA
- the hemH gene encoding ferrochelatase, whose product MTRTGILLANTGTPDAPTPAAVRRYLAEFLSDPRIIETSRWIWWPVLHGVILRVRPARSAALYQRTWTAEGSPLRYHTETLAAELERHLRTQDDDVVVRAGMRYGSGSIAQAMDALEQAGCEHLVVLPLFPQSCGATTASVADAVGAVTASRRNPPTVTFVSDYHDHPAYLRALTEHVRASWAGHGRPDHTVLSFHGIPQSYADNGDTYRSRCEHTATLLADALDLGEEWTLSFQSRFGPAQWLPPYTVDVLADLASRDLGRVDVVCPGFAVDCLETVDEIGREAARHYHEHGGGDFRYVPALNASPAHGLALAEVLRPYL is encoded by the coding sequence ATGACCCGCACCGGGATCCTGCTGGCGAACACGGGCACCCCAGACGCCCCCACCCCGGCGGCAGTGCGCCGCTACCTGGCGGAGTTCCTCTCCGACCCGCGCATTATCGAGACCTCCCGCTGGATCTGGTGGCCGGTCCTGCACGGCGTCATCCTGCGGGTGCGCCCCGCCCGCTCCGCCGCCCTCTACCAACGCACCTGGACCGCCGAGGGCTCGCCCCTGCGCTACCACACCGAGACCCTGGCCGCCGAGCTCGAACGCCACCTGCGCACCCAGGACGACGACGTCGTGGTCCGGGCGGGCATGCGCTACGGCTCGGGCAGCATCGCCCAGGCCATGGACGCCCTGGAGCAGGCCGGCTGCGAGCACCTGGTCGTCCTGCCCCTCTTCCCCCAGTCCTGCGGGGCCACGACCGCCTCCGTGGCCGACGCCGTGGGCGCCGTCACCGCCTCCCGGCGCAACCCGCCCACCGTCACCTTCGTGTCCGACTACCACGACCACCCCGCCTACCTGAGGGCCCTGACCGAGCACGTGCGCGCCTCCTGGGCCGGGCACGGGCGCCCCGACCACACGGTCCTGTCCTTCCACGGCATCCCCCAGTCCTACGCCGACAACGGCGACACCTACCGGAGTCGCTGCGAGCACACCGCCACCCTCCTGGCCGACGCGCTGGACCTGGGGGAGGAGTGGACCCTGTCCTTCCAGTCACGCTTCGGCCCCGCCCAGTGGCTGCCCCCCTACACCGTGGACGTCCTGGCCGACCTCGCCTCCCGCGACCTGGGGCGCGTGGACGTGGTCTGCCCCGGATTCGCCGTGGACTGCCTGGAGACCGTGGACGAGATCGGCCGGGAGGCCGCACGCCACTACCACGAGCACGGGGGCGGGGACTTCCGCTACGTCCCGGCCCTCAACGCCTCGCCCGCCCACGGCCTCGCCCTGGCCGAGGTGCTCCGCCCCTACCTCTAG
- a CDS encoding plasmid pRiA4b ORF-3 family protein, which yields MEARSVTLHIDLRDARPSVTRDVLLPWDAPLPLVSSVIQQVMGWEDYHLHGFTRGGEFWGAAPRWTADPRDGDEASEQDVSLRTLLPTQDAVATYVYDYGDSWELRLTITETHEEDCADLRILAATGGHVLEECGGIPGYAALVEAAQATADQRPLTEDQAQLLEWALEVSGLEGAMALHEWLTRFDTAGARARLAALPAPDPPEADGSPEGSPVSDHPDDPAPARADGSPVDDHPGDPVPAGAEEGSPDGSLVGDPPDDHPLVVRLPPGVVRDSLRRAFLTAVRRQPTPLAQMVLDARLEDTEALTPEDCAELTGGLRRYLEHVGDGLSLTASGYLRPADALALAAALGLDDDYLGRLRREADTRALLVICHALTRMRILRRTKERLTVTEAARTALSDPQALLDLVVSRLPVERQDMDRLIALTTVLDLAGQPVQERGVQEPDPADYHEQHRRRNARLAAAVVSLGITTTARPLTGWDVMRVAEETQMVLWVCRVFPGDLFRTAWAPTPLGRVLLLRVLSAPDGP from the coding sequence ATGGAAGCGCGCTCCGTCACTCTGCACATAGATCTCCGGGACGCCAGACCCAGCGTCACCCGGGACGTCCTGCTGCCCTGGGATGCGCCGCTGCCCCTGGTCAGCTCCGTCATCCAGCAGGTCATGGGCTGGGAGGACTACCACCTGCACGGTTTCACCCGTGGTGGCGAGTTCTGGGGCGCGGCACCACGGTGGACCGCCGACCCCCGGGACGGTGACGAGGCCAGTGAGCAGGACGTCTCGCTCCGCACGCTCCTGCCCACCCAGGACGCCGTGGCCACCTACGTGTACGACTACGGTGACAGCTGGGAGCTGCGCCTGACCATTACCGAGACGCACGAGGAGGACTGCGCGGACCTGCGGATCCTGGCGGCCACGGGCGGCCACGTCCTGGAGGAGTGCGGTGGCATCCCGGGCTACGCGGCACTCGTGGAGGCCGCGCAGGCGACTGCCGACCAGCGTCCGCTGACCGAGGACCAGGCCCAGCTCCTGGAGTGGGCCCTGGAGGTCAGCGGCCTGGAGGGGGCCATGGCCCTGCACGAGTGGCTCACCAGGTTCGACACCGCCGGGGCCCGGGCGCGTCTGGCGGCCCTGCCCGCCCCCGACCCGCCGGAGGCGGACGGCTCCCCGGAGGGCTCCCCGGTGAGCGACCACCCGGACGACCCCGCCCCAGCGAGGGCAGACGGCTCCCCGGTGGACGACCACCCGGGCGACCCCGTCCCAGCGGGGGCCGAGGAGGGCTCCCCAGACGGCTCCCTGGTCGGCGACCCCCCGGACGACCACCCGTTGGTCGTTAGACTCCCCCCGGGGGTCGTGCGCGACAGCCTGCGCAGGGCGTTCCTGACGGCCGTGCGTCGCCAGCCCACTCCCCTGGCCCAGATGGTGCTGGACGCACGCCTGGAGGACACGGAGGCCCTCACGCCGGAGGACTGCGCCGAGCTCACCGGGGGCCTGCGCCGCTACCTGGAGCACGTGGGCGACGGGCTGTCCCTGACGGCGTCGGGCTACCTCAGGCCCGCCGACGCCCTCGCGCTGGCGGCGGCCCTGGGCCTGGACGACGACTACCTGGGCAGGCTCAGGCGTGAAGCCGACACCCGTGCCCTGCTGGTGATCTGCCACGCCCTGACCCGGATGCGGATCCTGCGCAGGACCAAGGAGCGGCTGACGGTGACCGAGGCGGCGCGCACCGCCCTGTCCGACCCGCAGGCGCTGCTCGACCTGGTCGTCTCCCGGCTGCCGGTGGAGAGACAGGACATGGACCGGCTGATCGCGCTCACGACCGTACTGGACCTGGCCGGCCAGCCGGTGCAGGAGCGGGGCGTCCAGGAGCCCGATCCTGCCGACTACCACGAGCAGCACCGACGTCGTAACGCGCGTCTGGCAGCGGCGGTGGTGTCACTGGGGATCACCACCACGGCCAGGCCGCTGACGGGCTGGGACGTCATGCGGGTCGCCGAGGAGACGCAGATGGTGCTGTGGGTCTGCCGCGTGTTCCCCGGCGACCTGTTCCGTACCGCCTGGGCGCCCACCCCGCTGGGGCGCGTGCTGCTCCTGCGGGTCCTGAGCGCGCCCGACGGCCCCTGA
- the hemW gene encoding radical SAM family heme chaperone HemW, giving the protein MSPRQPEGDPLPGMGDLPPQVGAPAPGARGTSGAGVVPAPGAGDPGAGTGSRATPRPFSVYLHVPYCRVRCGYCDFNTYTNLAMGPGASVGDYVDTLERELHLVRAAMDRAGLPARPAQTVFVGGGTPTMLVPGDLVRMVGVVREVFGLADGAEVTTEANPETVDEAYLAALAQGGLTRVSFGMQSAVPHVLATLERTHRPERVPQVVGWARRAGLLTSLDLIYGTPGESLDDWRRSLEAAVGTGPDHLSAYALVIEEGTRMWGQVRRGELPMPQDDDEATKYEVADAVLAQAGYEWYEISNWARRDATGRSGRPGALLECRHNRAYWQDADWWGAGPGAHSHLGDVRAWNTKHPLAWARQVADGRLPVAGHEVVDAAARELERVMLGIRLREGIALDGLPGAVPGEADAAGAGGAGHSGPAVREEGGSGPGEGSGPGRPGGPGADGATDAGGQGAGAGHLAPVVGQLVADGLLDACAAGRGRAVLTLRGRLMADAVTRALTDGL; this is encoded by the coding sequence GTGAGCCCGAGGCAGCCTGAGGGCGACCCCCTGCCCGGCATGGGGGACCTGCCCCCGCAGGTAGGGGCCCCTGCCCCCGGGGCCCGAGGGACCTCGGGGGCGGGGGTGGTACCTGCGCCGGGGGCCGGGGACCCAGGGGCGGGTACCGGGAGCCGGGCCACGCCCCGGCCCTTCTCCGTCTACCTGCACGTGCCCTACTGCCGGGTGCGCTGCGGCTACTGCGACTTCAACACCTACACCAACCTCGCCATGGGCCCGGGGGCGTCGGTGGGTGACTACGTGGACACCCTGGAGCGTGAGCTGCACCTGGTCCGGGCCGCCATGGACCGGGCCGGGCTGCCTGCGCGACCGGCCCAGACCGTGTTCGTGGGCGGGGGGACCCCGACCATGCTGGTACCTGGGGACCTGGTGCGCATGGTCGGCGTCGTGAGGGAGGTGTTCGGGCTGGCCGACGGCGCGGAGGTCACCACGGAGGCCAACCCCGAGACCGTGGACGAGGCCTACCTGGCCGCGCTGGCCCAGGGGGGCCTCACCCGGGTGTCGTTCGGCATGCAGTCGGCGGTGCCGCACGTGCTGGCCACCCTGGAGCGCACCCACCGGCCCGAGCGGGTACCTCAGGTGGTGGGGTGGGCGCGCCGGGCCGGGCTGCTGACCTCCCTGGACCTCATCTACGGCACGCCGGGGGAGTCCCTGGACGACTGGCGCCGCAGCCTGGAGGCGGCGGTGGGCACGGGCCCGGACCACCTCAGCGCCTACGCCCTGGTCATTGAGGAGGGCACCCGGATGTGGGGGCAGGTACGCCGCGGTGAGCTGCCCATGCCCCAGGACGACGACGAGGCCACCAAGTACGAGGTGGCCGACGCCGTCCTGGCCCAGGCCGGCTACGAGTGGTACGAGATCTCCAACTGGGCGCGCCGGGACGCCACCGGGCGCTCAGGGCGCCCCGGGGCGCTGCTGGAGTGCCGCCACAACCGCGCCTACTGGCAGGACGCCGACTGGTGGGGCGCGGGGCCGGGGGCCCACTCCCACCTGGGGGACGTGCGCGCCTGGAACACCAAGCACCCGCTGGCCTGGGCGCGCCAGGTCGCCGACGGGCGCCTGCCGGTGGCCGGGCACGAGGTCGTCGACGCCGCCGCGCGCGAGCTGGAGCGGGTCATGCTCGGCATCCGGCTGCGTGAGGGCATAGCCCTGGACGGCCTGCCGGGCGCCGTCCCCGGGGAGGCTGACGCCGCCGGGGCGGGCGGGGCCGGGCACTCGGGGCCCGCCGTGCGAGAGGAGGGCGGGTCGGGTCCTGGGGAGGGCAGTGGCCCGGGTAGGCCTGGTGGCCCGGGGGCGGACGGGGCGACGGACGCTGGGGGTCAGGGCGCTGGGGCCGGGCACCTGGCACCGGTGGTGGGCCAGCTGGTGGCTGACGGCCTGCTCGACGCCTGCGCGGCCGGGCGGGGCCGGGCGGTCCTGACCCTGCGCGGCCGCCTCATGGCCGACGCCGTCACCCGGGCCCTGACCGACGGGCTGTAG
- a CDS encoding YwaF family protein — protein MKHFLDPMPGWIPVGGLDHMAYVGCLGAAAALLIGRRRWVRRHARRVRAGVLIASLAQQATLYGMYALTGWDWGESLPLHISRVSAVLCVAYLATGSKRVMDVLFYFSLWAWFSFSYPQEVWPFWNLFGWTFLVNHVVTLLMPALAWVTSDWRPSREALWRAFGWMVAYSLVAVVANVLTDGNYFYQKSMPVLPSLGQPLYYVGTLTVGLGLFWLGYGVSRLVPDEERGLLGRGDDALSPTTA, from the coding sequence GTGAAGCACTTCCTTGACCCGATGCCGGGGTGGATACCTGTCGGCGGCCTGGACCACATGGCGTACGTCGGCTGCCTGGGGGCGGCCGCAGCCCTCCTCATTGGCCGACGCCGGTGGGTACGCAGGCACGCACGACGGGTACGTGCAGGGGTCCTCATTGCCTCCCTGGCCCAGCAGGCCACCTTGTACGGCATGTACGCGCTCACCGGGTGGGACTGGGGGGAGTCGCTGCCGCTGCACATCTCGCGGGTCTCGGCGGTGCTGTGCGTGGCCTACCTGGCCACCGGCTCCAAGCGGGTCATGGACGTGCTGTTCTACTTCAGCCTGTGGGCCTGGTTCAGCTTCTCCTACCCGCAGGAGGTGTGGCCGTTCTGGAACCTGTTCGGCTGGACCTTCCTGGTCAACCACGTCGTGACCCTGCTCATGCCGGCGCTGGCGTGGGTGACCAGCGACTGGCGCCCGAGCCGGGAGGCGCTGTGGCGCGCCTTCGGGTGGATGGTCGCCTACTCCCTGGTGGCGGTGGTGGCCAACGTGCTGACGGACGGGAACTACTTCTACCAGAAGAGCATGCCGGTGCTGCCGTCCCTGGGACAGCCCCTGTACTACGTGGGCACGCTCACGGTGGGGCTGGGCCTGTTCTGGCTGGGCTACGGCGTCTCACGCCTAGTGCCCGACGAGGAGCGCGGCCTCCTGGGGCGGGGCGACGACGCCCTCTCCCCCACGACCGCCTAG
- the trmB gene encoding tRNA (guanosine(46)-N7)-methyltransferase TrmB: MQQHPPRSHAIRSRVRSFSRAGGRLTDAQQEALARFGGRYVIDVPRADAIRTVDASFRLDPAAAFGHPGRARPLVVEVGSGGGEALLAHALAHPGTDHLAVEVWETAIARIVRDAARAGLDNVRVVPADAAQLLATALPVGSASEVWVFFPDPWRKARHRKRRLVTESFADSVARVLRPGGVWRLATDWADYAWQMRDVVEAVSSPHGAGRGSGQGLPPTRPGAGAVSPCFRHDDAGARPDLGADTAVDGDPGNGLDPGSPSGVRGGWSERFTGRVMTRFEARGLKEGRTVRDLCVVRTSQAWVSPG; encoded by the coding sequence ATGCAGCAGCACCCGCCCCGTTCCCACGCCATCCGCTCGCGTGTGCGCTCCTTCTCCCGGGCCGGCGGGCGCCTGACTGACGCCCAGCAGGAGGCGCTGGCCCGTTTCGGGGGCAGGTACGTCATTGACGTGCCCCGCGCCGACGCGATCCGCACCGTCGACGCCTCCTTCCGCCTGGACCCGGCTGCCGCCTTCGGGCACCCCGGGCGGGCCCGGCCGCTCGTGGTCGAGGTCGGCTCGGGCGGCGGTGAGGCCCTGCTGGCCCACGCCCTCGCCCACCCGGGGACCGACCACCTGGCCGTGGAGGTGTGGGAGACGGCGATCGCCCGGATCGTGCGTGACGCCGCCAGGGCCGGCCTGGACAATGTGCGCGTGGTGCCTGCCGACGCCGCCCAGCTGCTGGCCACGGCCCTGCCGGTGGGCAGTGCCAGCGAGGTGTGGGTGTTCTTCCCCGACCCCTGGCGCAAGGCCCGGCACCGCAAGCGCCGCCTGGTCACCGAGTCCTTTGCCGACTCGGTGGCGCGCGTGCTGCGTCCCGGGGGCGTGTGGAGACTGGCCACTGACTGGGCCGACTACGCCTGGCAGATGCGTGACGTGGTCGAGGCGGTCTCCTCACCACACGGGGCGGGGCGGGGATCTGGTCAGGGCCTGCCCCCGACCCGGCCAGGGGCGGGCGCCGTCAGCCCCTGCTTCCGCCACGACGACGCCGGGGCGCGCCCCGACCTGGGGGCGGACACGGCGGTGGACGGGGACCCGGGCAACGGCCTGGACCCGGGCTCGCCGTCGGGAGTGCGCGGCGGCTGGTCGGAGCGCTTTACCGGGCGGGTCATGACCCGTTTCGAGGCCCGGGGCCTGAAGGAGGGGCGTACCGTGCGCGACCTGTGCGTGGTACGTACCTCCCAGGCGTGGGTGTCCCCGGGCTAG
- the lepA gene encoding translation elongation factor 4: protein MSPILTPEQAASVTPATTDPARIRNFCIIAHIDHGKSTLADRMLQATGVVAPRDMRAQYLDRMDIERERGITIKSQAVRMPWGVTGPDGTTHAYALNMIDTPGHVDFSYEVNRSLAACEGAVLLVDAAQGIQAQTLANLYMAIEGDLTIIPVLNKIDLPAAEPERHAEEIASLIGCQPTDILHVSGKTGQGVPELLDQIVRTVPAPHGDPDAPARAMIFDSVYDTYRGVVTYVRVVDGALRPRERIEMLSTGAVHDLLEIGVISPEPTPTQGLGAGEVGYLITGVKDVRQSKVGDTVTSAASPATTPLGGYQDPKPMVFSGLFPVDGSDFPALRDALDKLKLNDAALTYEPETSVALGFGFRCGYLGLLHLEIIRERLEREFSLDIISTAPSVVYEVTMEDRSSHTVTNPSEFPAGKVLSVSEPVVRATILTPSEFVGTVMELCQSRRGTMGGMDYLSETRVEMHYTLPLAEIVFDFFDALKSRTRGYASLDYEMDGSQEASLVKVDILLNGDKVDAFSAIVHKDAAYSYGVKMTRRLKDLIPRQQFEVPVQAAIGTRVIARETIRALRKDMLAKCYGGDITRKRKLLEKQKEGKKRMKAIGRVEVPQEAFIAALGADTPTGKDR from the coding sequence GTGTCACCGATCCTCACCCCCGAGCAGGCTGCGAGCGTCACTCCTGCCACGACCGACCCCGCACGTATCCGCAACTTCTGCATTATCGCGCACATTGACCACGGCAAGTCCACCCTGGCCGACCGCATGCTCCAGGCCACCGGCGTCGTCGCCCCCCGTGACATGCGCGCCCAGTACCTGGACCGCATGGACATTGAGCGCGAGCGCGGCATCACCATTAAGTCCCAGGCCGTACGCATGCCCTGGGGCGTCACCGGTCCTGACGGCACCACGCACGCCTACGCCCTGAACATGATCGACACCCCCGGGCACGTGGACTTCTCCTACGAGGTCAACCGGTCACTCGCCGCCTGCGAGGGCGCCGTCCTCCTGGTGGACGCCGCCCAGGGCATCCAGGCCCAGACCCTGGCCAACCTCTACATGGCCATTGAGGGGGACCTGACCATTATCCCGGTCCTGAACAAGATCGACCTGCCCGCCGCCGAGCCCGAGCGGCACGCCGAGGAGATCGCCTCTCTCATTGGCTGCCAGCCCACCGACATCCTCCACGTCTCGGGTAAGACCGGGCAGGGCGTGCCCGAGCTCCTGGACCAGATCGTCCGGACCGTCCCCGCCCCCCACGGGGACCCCGACGCCCCGGCGCGCGCCATGATCTTCGACTCCGTCTACGACACCTACCGGGGCGTGGTCACCTACGTGCGGGTCGTCGACGGGGCCCTGCGCCCCCGCGAGCGCATTGAGATGCTCTCCACCGGGGCCGTCCACGACCTGCTGGAGATCGGCGTCATCAGCCCCGAGCCGACACCCACCCAGGGCCTGGGGGCGGGGGAGGTCGGCTACCTCATTACCGGGGTCAAGGACGTGCGCCAGTCCAAGGTGGGTGACACCGTCACCTCCGCGGCCTCCCCCGCCACCACGCCCCTGGGCGGCTACCAGGACCCCAAGCCCATGGTCTTCTCCGGGCTCTTCCCCGTGGACGGCTCCGACTTCCCGGCCCTGCGTGACGCCCTGGACAAGCTCAAGCTCAACGACGCCGCCCTGACCTACGAGCCGGAGACCTCCGTGGCGCTCGGCTTCGGCTTCCGCTGCGGCTACCTGGGGCTGCTGCACCTGGAGATCATCCGCGAGCGCCTGGAGCGCGAGTTCAGCCTGGACATTATCTCCACCGCGCCGTCGGTGGTCTACGAGGTCACCATGGAGGACCGCAGCTCTCACACAGTGACCAACCCCAGCGAGTTCCCCGCCGGGAAGGTGCTCAGCGTCTCCGAGCCGGTGGTGCGGGCCACCATCCTGACCCCCAGCGAGTTCGTGGGCACCGTCATGGAACTGTGCCAGTCGCGCCGCGGGACCATGGGGGGCATGGACTACCTGAGCGAGACGCGCGTGGAGATGCACTACACGCTGCCCCTGGCGGAGATCGTCTTCGACTTCTTTGACGCCCTGAAGTCGCGCACCCGCGGCTACGCCTCCCTGGACTACGAGATGGACGGGTCCCAGGAGGCCAGTCTGGTCAAGGTCGATATCCTCCTCAACGGCGACAAGGTGGACGCCTTCAGCGCCATCGTCCACAAAGACGCCGCCTACTCCTACGGGGTGAAGATGACCAGGCGCCTGAAGGACCTCATCCCGCGTCAGCAGTTCGAGGTGCCCGTCCAGGCCGCCATCGGTACCCGGGTCATTGCCCGGGAGACCATCCGGGCCCTGCGCAAGGACATGCTGGCCAAGTGCTACGGTGGTGACATCACCCGTAAGCGCAAGTTGCTGGAGAAGCAGAAGGAGGGCAAGAAGCGCATGAAGGCCATTGGTCGCGTGGAGGTCCCCCAGGAGGCGTTTATCGCGGCCCTGGGGGCGGACACCCCCACGGGAAAGGACAGGTGA